In Providencia rettgeri, the following proteins share a genomic window:
- the thiB gene encoding thiamine ABC transporter substrate binding subunit, with the protein MFKNKIIASIFTFSALSLSQLAWADKPTLTVYTYDSFAAEWGPGPQIKKNFEAQCDCELKIVALGDGVALLNRLRMEGKKSKADVILGLDNNLLDSAEKTGLFAPADIDTSALKLPISWDSSTFIPYDYGYFAFIYDTNKIKQPPASMDALLNSDNNWKIIYQDPRTSTPGLGLMLWIEKLYGDKSADAWQKMAGKTLTVTKGWSEAYGLFLKGEGDFVLSYTSSPGYQMLNDQKDNYAAALFNEGHYMQVEVAARLKNSPQPELAKQFLQFVLTPDFQNTLPTTNWMYPVIDIPLPEVYNQLPLPEKALQFSSQEVAKERQNWTRLWQAAVSR; encoded by the coding sequence ATGTTTAAAAACAAAATTATAGCATCGATTTTTACCTTTAGTGCACTCAGTTTAAGCCAATTAGCATGGGCTGATAAGCCAACACTCACTGTTTATACCTACGATTCCTTTGCTGCAGAGTGGGGCCCTGGCCCTCAAATTAAAAAGAATTTTGAAGCGCAGTGCGATTGCGAGTTAAAAATAGTGGCGCTGGGAGATGGCGTAGCGCTGCTAAACAGACTCAGAATGGAAGGGAAAAAAAGCAAAGCAGATGTGATTTTAGGGTTAGATAATAATTTATTAGATTCTGCTGAAAAAACAGGCCTGTTTGCCCCTGCTGACATTGATACTAGTGCATTGAAGTTGCCTATTTCGTGGGATAGCTCAACCTTTATTCCTTATGACTATGGTTACTTTGCATTTATATATGACACTAATAAAATTAAACAACCACCAGCAAGTATGGATGCATTATTAAATAGTGATAATAATTGGAAAATTATTTACCAAGATCCTCGCACCAGCACTCCAGGGCTTGGCTTAATGCTGTGGATTGAAAAACTGTATGGCGACAAGTCTGCGGATGCATGGCAAAAAATGGCAGGCAAAACACTTACCGTCACTAAAGGTTGGAGTGAAGCTTATGGCCTGTTCTTAAAAGGGGAAGGTGATTTTGTACTCAGTTACACCTCATCACCGGGCTACCAAATGCTTAATGACCAAAAAGATAACTATGCGGCGGCATTATTTAATGAAGGTCACTACATGCAAGTTGAAGTCGCAGCAAGGCTAAAAAATAGCCCACAACCGGAACTCGCCAAGCAATTCCTACAGTTTGTCTTAACGCCTGATTTCCAAAACACCTTGCCAACAACTAACTGGATGTATCCGGTTATTGATATTCCATTACCTGAGGTATACAACCAGTTACCTCTACCTGAAAAAGCCTTACAATTTAGTTCTCAAGAAGTTGCAAAAGAACGCCAAAACTGGACTCGTTTATGGCAAGCCGCCGTCAGTCGCTAA
- the thiP gene encoding thiamine/thiamine pyrophosphate ABC transporter permease ThiP, whose translation MASRRQSLMNLSLLPGALASGLLITVALISFGALWFFAPEISLADIISDSYLWHVIGFTFWQAFLSAIFSVIPAIFLARALHRRRFFGRTLFLRLCAMTLVLPVLVAVFGILSVYGQTGWLAKLCQLLGLNYTFSPYGLKGILLAHVFFNMPLATRMLLQSLENIAVEQRQIAAQLRFNEWQQFTILEWPYLRRQILPTAALIFMLCFASFATVLALGGGPAATTIELAIYQALNYDFDLGRVTLLALIQLFFCVGLMFICHRVNSVFSVGFSQQAQWVDPADNAFRRIRDLLLIIAAMLLLLPPLFAVIFDGLNGQLWAVLQQSALWQATATSVFIALCAGAVCVALTLMLLWSSRELRLRQAARLGQAIELSGLIILAMPGIVLATGFFIFFNETIGLPESPYPLVIMTNALLAIPYALKVLENPMRDSAERYNPLCQSLDISGFNRFRIIELKALRKPIAQALAFACVISIGDFGVVALFGNDNFRTLPYYLYQQIGAYRSNDGAVTAMLLLLLCFCLFSLIERISGKHHD comes from the coding sequence ATGGCAAGCCGCCGTCAGTCGCTAATGAATTTATCTTTACTACCGGGGGCGTTGGCCTCCGGTTTATTGATTACAGTTGCACTCATTAGTTTTGGCGCGCTGTGGTTTTTTGCACCTGAAATTTCACTGGCTGACATTATCAGTGATAGCTATTTGTGGCATGTGATTGGTTTTACTTTCTGGCAGGCTTTTTTATCCGCTATTTTTTCTGTGATCCCTGCTATTTTTCTTGCAAGAGCATTACATCGCCGTCGTTTTTTTGGGCGAACCCTGTTTTTACGTTTATGTGCGATGACATTGGTTCTTCCAGTGTTAGTTGCTGTGTTTGGTATTTTATCGGTTTACGGGCAAACGGGTTGGTTGGCTAAACTTTGCCAATTATTGGGGCTTAATTACACCTTCTCACCTTATGGTCTAAAAGGCATTTTGTTAGCGCATGTATTCTTTAATATGCCACTAGCAACACGTATGCTATTGCAATCTTTAGAGAATATTGCCGTTGAGCAACGGCAAATTGCAGCACAGCTGCGGTTTAATGAGTGGCAACAATTTACTATTTTAGAATGGCCTTATTTACGACGACAAATATTACCCACGGCCGCATTAATTTTCATGTTGTGCTTTGCCAGCTTTGCGACGGTTCTTGCTTTAGGAGGCGGCCCGGCAGCAACCACCATCGAATTGGCTATTTACCAAGCACTGAATTATGATTTTGATTTAGGACGGGTTACTCTTTTGGCACTCATCCAGCTGTTTTTCTGTGTTGGTTTAATGTTTATCTGCCACAGAGTAAATAGTGTATTTTCAGTGGGTTTTAGCCAACAAGCGCAATGGGTTGACCCCGCTGATAACGCATTTCGTCGTATTCGTGACCTGCTGCTCATTATCGCTGCCATGTTATTGCTACTGCCCCCGCTGTTCGCTGTTATTTTTGATGGCTTAAATGGGCAACTCTGGGCGGTACTGCAGCAATCTGCCTTATGGCAAGCCACGGCAACCTCGGTGTTTATTGCACTATGTGCGGGCGCTGTCTGTGTGGCACTCACCTTAATGTTGTTATGGAGCAGCCGTGAATTGCGCTTACGCCAAGCTGCTCGTCTTGGGCAAGCCATAGAACTTAGCGGGTTAATTATTTTAGCCATGCCCGGTATTGTGCTAGCGACAGGTTTTTTTATCTTTTTTAATGAAACGATAGGCTTACCTGAATCCCCTTACCCATTAGTCATCATGACAAACGCTTTGTTAGCTATCCCCTATGCGTTAAAAGTATTAGAAAACCCAATGCGAGACAGCGCTGAACGCTATAACCCATTGTGCCAATCACTCGATATTTCGGGTTTTAATCGCTTTCGAATTATTGAACTTAAAGCACTGCGTAAACCAATCGCCCAAGCGCTCGCATTTGCCTGTGTTATCTCAATTGGTGATTTTGGTGTCGTCGCGTTATTTGGCAATGATAACTTCCGCACGCTCCCTTATTATCTTTATCAGCAAATAGGGGCTTATCGGTCGAACGATGGGGCTGTTACGGCCATGCTATTGTTATTACTTTGCTTTTGCTTATTCAGCTTGATTGAACGTATTTCAGGAAAACATCATGATTAA
- the thiQ gene encoding thiamine ABC transporter ATP-binding protein ThiQ: protein MIKLTQLDYQYDNLTMSFDFSVQSGESVAVMGPSGAGKSTLLSLISGFQFPNSGKIVLNGEDHTFTPPAKRPVSMLFQENNLFSHLTIRQNIGLGLQPNLRLNKTQIQLVEQMASRVSLSECLDRLPAQLSGGQRQRAALARCMIRNQPILLLDEPFSALDPALRREMLLLLKEICAEKSITLLMVSHNIDDALQIAPRTLVIAEGKIAYDGDTQLLLKGQSAASALLSITTAANN from the coding sequence ATGATTAAATTGACTCAGTTAGATTACCAATACGACAACCTGACAATGTCATTTGATTTTTCTGTTCAGTCCGGTGAGTCTGTGGCAGTTATGGGGCCAAGTGGTGCAGGGAAAAGTACGCTATTAAGTTTAATTAGCGGTTTTCAATTTCCCAATAGCGGTAAGATTGTGCTCAATGGCGAAGACCATACCTTCACGCCACCTGCTAAGCGCCCTGTTTCCATGCTATTTCAAGAAAATAACTTATTTTCACACCTGACTATCCGGCAAAATATTGGTCTGGGTCTGCAACCCAATTTACGCCTTAATAAAACGCAGATTCAACTAGTTGAACAAATGGCGAGCCGAGTCAGCCTGAGTGAATGTTTAGATAGGTTACCCGCGCAGCTGTCGGGAGGACAACGCCAACGCGCAGCATTGGCACGCTGCATGATCCGTAACCAACCGATTTTACTGCTTGATGAGCCTTTTTCTGCTCTCGACCCTGCATTACGCCGAGAAATGCTGTTATTACTTAAGGAAATTTGTGCGGAGAAATCAATCACGTTATTAATGGTTTCCCATAATATCGATGATGCCCTGCAAATTGCCCCGCGGACACTGGTTATTGCAGAGGGGAAAATCGCCTACGATGGCGATACTCAATTACTATTGAAAGGGCAAAGTGCGGCATCTGCGTTACTGAGTATCACAACCGCTGCCAATAATTAA
- a CDS encoding DNA polymerase II yields MTQLIRSVEKGFILSRHWKDTRHGVEVSYWLLTDNQPQKVTVPYQKAIGFLAESQFPQIKHLLDAHPNITYRLLELIDFKREKVYAIYCHQYRQLQNLEKSCHELGVELLETDIRPSERYLMERFIAASVWFSRDPQGEFQLKPCEGYRPLVKAVSLDIETSQHGELYSIGLSGCGDNVVFMLGPEQGPALSTEHRLIYVNSRPQLLHKLNEWLQQYDPDAIIGWNLIQFDLQVLQKHAERYGIPLLFGRQSKKLEWREHGFKQGVFFAAAEGRLIIDGIDALKAATWSFSSFSLEFVAQTLLGEGKAIDTPYDRMDEINRRFAHDKPALAHYNIQDCILVHRIFEKTDLMAFLQERSTVTGLPVDRMGGSVAAFSHLYIPRLHRLGFVAPNLTEQKMQLNPGGFVMDSQPGLYDSVLVLDYKSLYPSIIRTFLIDPAGMIEGLAHPDLEHSVPGFRQAWFSRTTHCLPDIVSHIWQERDKAKKEHNAPLSQALKIIMNAFAGVLGAEGCRFFDPRLTASITMRGHEIMRTTKRLIESQGYQVIYGDTDSTFVWLRDAHTEEQAQKIGFALRDYVNSWWKKHLSEEWQLEGVLELEYETHYRRFLMPTVRGAEMGSKKRYAGLSKDTMVFRGLETIRSDWTPLAQIFQKVLYTRIFYRQPYREYIREYVQNIRSGQYDDRLVYRKRLRRKLTDYQKNVPPHVRAARAADDYNLKLQRPLQYQNGGWINYIITQAGPEPLEIITAKPDYEHYIAKQIKPIADAILPFLQDDFDTLLTGQITLLF; encoded by the coding sequence ATGACCCAACTCATCCGCTCAGTGGAAAAAGGCTTTATTCTTAGCCGTCACTGGAAAGACACCCGCCACGGTGTCGAGGTCTCTTATTGGCTACTCACTGATAACCAACCACAAAAAGTCACCGTTCCCTATCAAAAAGCGATTGGCTTTTTAGCTGAATCTCAATTTCCTCAAATAAAACACCTATTAGATGCGCACCCCAATATTACCTATCGTCTTCTTGAATTAATTGATTTTAAACGCGAAAAAGTCTATGCGATTTATTGCCATCAATATCGGCAATTACAGAACCTTGAAAAAAGTTGCCACGAATTGGGTGTGGAATTATTAGAAACCGATATTCGTCCAAGTGAACGCTATTTAATGGAACGTTTTATCGCCGCTTCTGTCTGGTTTTCTCGAGATCCCCAAGGGGAGTTCCAACTAAAGCCTTGCGAAGGTTATCGCCCTTTAGTCAAAGCCGTTTCTCTTGATATCGAAACCAGTCAACATGGTGAGCTCTATTCGATAGGGCTGTCTGGCTGCGGTGACAACGTGGTATTTATGCTAGGGCCTGAGCAAGGACCTGCATTGAGCACTGAACATCGATTAATCTATGTGAATAGCCGCCCACAATTACTTCATAAGCTCAATGAATGGCTTCAGCAATACGACCCTGATGCTATCATCGGTTGGAACCTAATCCAATTCGACCTACAAGTCTTACAAAAGCATGCAGAGCGTTATGGCATCCCCTTATTGTTTGGTCGGCAAAGCAAAAAACTGGAATGGCGAGAGCATGGCTTTAAACAAGGAGTATTTTTTGCTGCTGCTGAAGGCCGATTAATTATTGATGGTATCGATGCATTAAAAGCCGCGACATGGAGTTTTTCCTCATTTAGTTTAGAGTTTGTCGCCCAAACGCTACTTGGTGAGGGCAAAGCCATAGATACCCCTTATGATCGAATGGATGAAATAAACCGTCGCTTTGCTCACGATAAACCGGCCTTGGCACATTACAATATTCAAGACTGTATTTTAGTTCATCGGATCTTTGAAAAAACTGATTTAATGGCGTTTTTGCAGGAGCGTTCAACGGTGACAGGGTTGCCTGTCGATCGAATGGGGGGCTCAGTTGCCGCATTTTCTCATTTATATATCCCACGATTGCACCGCCTTGGTTTCGTTGCGCCAAACCTCACAGAGCAAAAAATGCAACTCAACCCCGGTGGCTTTGTCATGGACTCTCAACCCGGGCTATATGACTCCGTATTAGTTTTGGATTACAAAAGCCTATATCCTTCAATTATTAGAACTTTTCTCATCGATCCGGCGGGTATGATTGAAGGATTAGCGCATCCAGACCTTGAACATTCTGTTCCCGGTTTTCGCCAAGCTTGGTTTTCTCGCACAACCCACTGTTTACCCGATATTGTCAGCCATATCTGGCAAGAACGGGATAAAGCCAAAAAAGAACATAATGCACCGCTATCCCAAGCGTTGAAAATTATTATGAACGCATTCGCTGGGGTACTTGGGGCTGAAGGTTGTCGTTTTTTTGACCCAAGGCTAACTGCATCAATCACCATGCGCGGACATGAAATCATGCGTACAACCAAACGTTTGATTGAGTCACAGGGTTATCAGGTTATTTATGGGGACACCGACTCCACGTTTGTATGGTTACGTGATGCCCACACTGAAGAGCAAGCCCAAAAAATTGGTTTTGCTTTACGTGATTACGTGAATAGTTGGTGGAAAAAGCATTTATCAGAAGAGTGGCAATTAGAGGGGGTTTTAGAGCTCGAATATGAGACCCATTACCGCCGATTTTTAATGCCAACCGTGCGTGGTGCTGAAATGGGGAGCAAAAAGCGCTATGCAGGGCTGAGTAAAGACACCATGGTGTTTCGAGGGCTGGAAACCATTCGCTCAGACTGGACCCCATTAGCACAAATATTCCAAAAAGTGCTCTATACTCGTATTTTTTATCGCCAACCTTACCGTGAATATATTCGTGAATATGTACAAAATATTCGTTCAGGCCAATATGATGACCGTTTAGTTTACCGAAAGCGTCTGCGCCGAAAATTGACTGATTACCAAAAAAATGTTCCCCCCCATGTTCGAGCCGCTCGTGCCGCTGATGATTATAATTTAAAATTACAGCGTCCTTTGCAGTACCAAAATGGTGGTTGGATAAACTATATTATCACTCAAGCGGGGCCTGAACCGCTAGAAATCATCACAGCAAAACCAGATTACGAACATTATATCGCTAAGCAAATCAAGCCAATAGCCGATGCCATCTTACCTTTCTTACAAGATGACTTTGATACCCTGCTAACTGGGCAAATCACCCTTTTGTTTTAA
- the rapA gene encoding RNA polymerase-associated protein RapA, which produces MPFTLGQRWISDTESELGLGAIVAIDARMVTLLFPASGENRLYSSSDAPITRVMFNEGDTITSHEGWQLQVESIEEDKGLLTYIGTRLDTQETGVSLREVFLDSKLTFNKPQDRLFAGQIDRMDRFALRFRARKFQSEQVKHQATGLRGIRASLIPHQLHIANEVGKRHHPRVLLADEVGLGKTIEAGMIIHQQLMAGRAERVLVIVPDSLQHQWLVEMLRRFNLRFSLFDDSRYSEAQHDSDNPFETEQLVLCSLDFVRRNKQRFDQLVEAGWDMMVVDEAHHLQWSETAPSREYQVIETLAENIPSILLLTATPEQLGQESHFARLRLLDPSRFHDYQDFIAEQENYRPVADAVSLLLSGDKLTSDQQNLLNELIKEQDIEPLLKAANVESEDGHAARQELINMLMDRHGTSRLLFRNTRNGVKGFPRRELHSLKMPLPSQYQTAIKVAGIMGSKKDVETRAKEMLYPEQIYQEFEGENATWWNFDPRVEWLMGFLTANRHEKVLVICAKAATALQLEQVLREREAIRAAVFHEGLSLLERDRAAAYFASQEEGAQVLLCSEIGSEGRNFQFANQLVMFDLPFNPDLLEQRIGRLDRIGQSRDISIHVPYLEQTAQAVLIRWYHEGLDAFEHTCPTGRAIYDKYYQPLLQFMAEPTVTEGFDDFIKTCRAEHDSLKLQLEQGRDRLLEMHSNGGESGNQLAEEIGEGDNDTELVNFALNLFDIVGINQEDKSDNLIILTPSDHMLVPDFPGLPQDGCTITFDREQALSREDTQFISWEHPIIRNGLDLVLSGDTGSCAVSLLKNKALPVGTLLTELIYVVEAQAPKNLQISRFLPATPVRLLVDLKGNNLSSQVEFESFNRQLNAINRHMASKLVNAVQNEVHSVLRLSEPMIEKEAKALIENAKEAADKALTLELSRLEALKAVNPNIRDEELEIIEEERQKLMTNIDQATWRLDAIRLVVVTHQ; this is translated from the coding sequence ATGCCATTTACTCTTGGTCAACGCTGGATCAGCGATACAGAAAGCGAACTTGGATTAGGTGCCATCGTGGCAATTGATGCCCGTATGGTAACGCTGCTTTTCCCTGCTAGTGGCGAAAACCGCCTGTACTCTAGCAGTGATGCCCCTATTACCCGAGTGATGTTTAATGAAGGTGATACCATTACCAGCCACGAAGGCTGGCAACTTCAAGTTGAAAGCATTGAAGAAGATAAAGGATTATTGACTTACATCGGCACACGTTTAGATACGCAAGAAACCGGTGTGAGCCTTAGAGAAGTGTTCCTTGACAGCAAGCTCACATTCAATAAGCCGCAAGACCGCTTATTTGCTGGGCAAATTGACCGTATGGATCGTTTTGCTTTGCGCTTTCGTGCACGTAAATTCCAAAGCGAGCAAGTCAAACACCAAGCGACTGGCTTACGCGGCATTCGTGCAAGCTTGATCCCACACCAATTACATATTGCCAATGAAGTGGGAAAACGCCACCACCCGCGCGTATTACTCGCTGACGAGGTGGGTTTAGGTAAAACCATTGAAGCAGGAATGATTATCCACCAGCAATTGATGGCAGGCCGTGCTGAGCGTGTCTTAGTTATCGTTCCTGATAGCTTGCAGCACCAATGGCTGGTTGAAATGCTACGCCGCTTTAACCTACGTTTTTCATTGTTTGATGATAGCCGCTATAGCGAAGCACAACATGACAGCGACAATCCATTTGAAACAGAACAACTTGTTCTCTGTTCACTGGATTTCGTCCGCCGTAATAAGCAGCGTTTTGACCAATTAGTTGAAGCTGGCTGGGACATGATGGTTGTCGATGAAGCTCACCACTTACAGTGGAGCGAGACTGCCCCGAGCCGCGAATATCAAGTCATTGAAACATTAGCCGAAAATATCCCGTCTATTTTGCTATTAACGGCAACACCAGAGCAACTTGGCCAAGAAAGCCACTTCGCCCGCCTGCGTTTACTTGACCCTAGCCGTTTCCATGATTACCAAGACTTTATTGCTGAGCAAGAAAACTACCGTCCGGTCGCTGATGCAGTTTCACTGTTACTGTCGGGTGATAAACTCACGAGTGACCAGCAAAATTTACTTAATGAGCTAATCAAAGAACAAGATATCGAACCGCTGCTAAAAGCGGCTAATGTCGAGAGTGAAGACGGCCATGCTGCTCGCCAAGAACTGATCAACATGTTAATGGATCGCCACGGTACCAGTCGCCTATTGTTCAGAAATACCCGTAATGGCGTGAAAGGCTTCCCGCGTCGTGAATTGCACTCATTAAAAATGCCATTACCCAGCCAATACCAAACCGCAATTAAAGTGGCCGGTATTATGGGTAGTAAAAAAGACGTTGAAACACGTGCAAAAGAGATGCTCTATCCAGAACAAATTTACCAAGAGTTTGAAGGTGAAAACGCCACTTGGTGGAACTTTGACCCACGTGTTGAATGGTTAATGGGCTTTTTGACTGCTAACCGTCATGAAAAAGTGCTAGTGATCTGCGCAAAAGCCGCAACTGCTCTACAATTAGAACAAGTTTTACGCGAGCGCGAAGCGATTCGTGCTGCCGTGTTCCATGAAGGGTTATCGTTATTAGAGCGTGACCGAGCAGCTGCCTATTTCGCTTCTCAAGAAGAAGGGGCGCAGGTGCTATTGTGTTCTGAAATCGGCTCTGAAGGACGTAACTTCCAATTTGCTAATCAATTAGTAATGTTTGACCTGCCATTCAACCCTGATCTGCTGGAACAGCGTATCGGCCGTTTGGATAGGATTGGTCAAAGCCGCGATATCAGTATCCATGTGCCTTATTTAGAACAGACTGCGCAAGCAGTGTTGATCCGCTGGTATCACGAAGGCTTAGATGCCTTTGAACATACCTGCCCAACTGGTCGCGCTATCTACGATAAATACTACCAACCATTGCTACAATTTATGGCTGAACCGACAGTCACTGAAGGTTTTGATGATTTTATTAAAACCTGCCGTGCTGAACATGACAGCTTGAAATTACAATTAGAACAAGGCCGTGACCGCTTACTTGAAATGCATTCAAACGGTGGCGAGTCGGGTAATCAATTAGCTGAAGAAATTGGCGAGGGTGATAACGATACCGAATTGGTCAACTTTGCACTTAATCTTTTTGATATCGTGGGTATTAATCAAGAAGATAAAAGTGATAACTTGATTATCCTAACGCCTTCAGACCATATGTTAGTCCCTGATTTCCCAGGGCTTCCTCAAGATGGTTGCACCATCACATTTGATAGAGAGCAAGCGCTTTCCCGTGAAGACACGCAATTTATCAGCTGGGAGCACCCAATTATTCGTAATGGTTTAGATTTAGTGTTATCTGGCGATACTGGCAGCTGCGCAGTTTCTTTGTTAAAAAACAAAGCATTACCTGTTGGCACCTTATTGACTGAACTCATTTACGTTGTGGAAGCGCAAGCACCTAAAAACCTGCAAATTAGCCGGTTCTTACCTGCAACACCAGTACGCTTATTAGTTGATTTAAAAGGTAATAACTTATCATCTCAAGTTGAGTTTGAAAGTTTTAACCGCCAATTAAATGCCATTAATCGCCATATGGCGAGCAAATTGGTCAATGCCGTACAAAATGAGGTTCATTCGGTATTACGCTTATCAGAACCGATGATCGAGAAAGAAGCCAAAGCATTGATAGAAAATGCAAAAGAAGCGGCAGATAAGGCACTGACGCTGGAACTTTCTCGTTTAGAAGCACTCAAAGCGGTCAACCCCAATATCCGTGATGAAGAGCTTGAGATCATTGAAGAAGAGCGCCAAAAACTGATGACCAATATCGACCAAGCTACATGGCGCCTAGATGCCATCCGCTTAGTTGTGGTGACTCATCAATAA
- the rluA gene encoding bifunctional tRNA pseudouridine(32) synthase/23S rRNA pseudouridine(746) synthase RluA, whose product MMEPYHPSVEPWLHVLYQDDHIIAVNKPSGLLSVPGKAPEHHDSIMSRVQRDFPVAESVHRLDMATSGVMVVALHKKAERELKRQFREREPKKVYIARVWGHLEKEEGLIDLPLICDWPNRPKQKVCFETGKSAQTEYQVLQYEEQATRVKLSPITGRSHQLRVHMLALGHPILGDRFYAHDEAKALAPRLQLHAQELYITHPEYGTPMHFTCPPDF is encoded by the coding sequence ATGATGGAACCCTACCATCCCTCCGTTGAACCTTGGCTGCATGTGCTATACCAAGATGACCATATTATTGCGGTGAATAAGCCTAGTGGGCTACTTTCTGTGCCCGGAAAAGCCCCTGAGCACCACGACAGCATTATGAGCCGTGTTCAGCGTGATTTTCCCGTAGCTGAATCTGTACATCGCTTAGATATGGCGACAAGTGGTGTCATGGTTGTGGCACTACACAAAAAGGCTGAGCGAGAGCTTAAACGCCAATTTAGGGAGCGTGAGCCTAAAAAAGTCTATATTGCTCGTGTTTGGGGCCATTTAGAAAAAGAAGAAGGTTTGATTGATTTACCGCTGATTTGTGATTGGCCAAACCGCCCTAAGCAAAAGGTGTGCTTTGAAACGGGTAAATCGGCACAAACTGAATACCAAGTTTTACAATATGAAGAACAAGCCACTCGCGTGAAATTGTCACCAATTACAGGCCGCTCTCACCAATTGAGAGTCCATATGTTAGCTTTAGGCCACCCTATTCTTGGTGATCGCTTTTATGCTCACGATGAGGCCAAAGCGCTCGCCCCTCGCTTACAGTTACATGCTCAGGAGTTATATATCACCCACCCTGAATATGGCACACCAATGCATTTTACCTGCCCACCGGATTTTTAA
- the djlA gene encoding co-chaperone DjlA, with translation MHYWGKIIGVMLAIVSGLGFWGALVGLIIGHGFDKASIQRKFAGRMNKRDRQIIFFASTFQILGHLTKSKGRVTETDIQLATNLMDRMQLHGETRKAAQQAFREGKSPNFPLRDVLKQLRMACYGRFDLIQMFLEIQLQAAFADGQLHPNERKVLFIIAEELGISKVQFEQFLDMIQSGRQFGQGYSQQQSGGYYQQSNGPTLEDACKVLGVSPSDEPTKIKRAYRKLMSEHHPDKLVAKGLPPEMMEIAKQKAQSIQAAYDLVKKELGFK, from the coding sequence ATGCACTATTGGGGCAAAATTATTGGCGTTATGCTCGCAATCGTCTCTGGATTAGGCTTTTGGGGGGCGCTAGTTGGGTTAATTATTGGGCATGGTTTTGATAAAGCATCGATCCAACGTAAATTTGCAGGGCGAATGAATAAGCGAGATCGCCAAATCATTTTCTTTGCGAGTACTTTCCAAATTTTGGGGCATTTAACGAAGTCCAAAGGCCGTGTAACCGAGACAGACATTCAGCTTGCGACCAATTTAATGGACAGAATGCAATTACACGGAGAAACACGAAAAGCGGCTCAACAGGCGTTTAGAGAAGGCAAATCACCTAACTTTCCTCTACGTGATGTACTAAAACAATTACGTATGGCCTGCTATGGTCGTTTTGATTTGATTCAGATGTTTCTGGAAATTCAATTACAAGCTGCTTTTGCCGATGGACAATTACATCCGAACGAACGAAAAGTACTGTTTATCATTGCAGAAGAACTAGGGATTTCTAAGGTTCAGTTTGAACAGTTCTTGGATATGATCCAAAGTGGTCGCCAATTTGGCCAAGGGTACTCTCAGCAGCAATCAGGCGGGTATTATCAGCAATCGAATGGCCCAACCCTTGAAGATGCTTGTAAAGTGCTTGGTGTGTCTCCCAGTGACGAGCCAACAAAAATTAAGCGTGCTTATCGTAAATTGATGAGCGAACATCACCCCGATAAACTGGTTGCTAAAGGTTTACCGCCAGAAATGATGGAAATAGCGAAGCAAAAAGCGCAATCAATCCAAGCGGCCTATGACTTAGTCAAGAAGGAGCTCGGCTTCAAATAA